GTAATAAAGCATTTATTGATTTAATCGATGTGCCCCGGGAACAGCTCATTGGCATTTCCTTGTCAGACCTACTCTCCATTACCTATGAAGGGAATGACAGCAGGATTAAACGGTTTGAAGTGAATGAATCTACAAAAACAGGCAATTTCGTTGAGTTTAAAGATATCAAAGAAGACCAGACTTTTGTCTTAAATATTACGCCTACCATCAATAATGGCCATTTTGCATGGCTCTTTTTCTTGCGGAATATGACAGAGCAAAGGGCCATCGAGGTTCAACTGATCCAGTCCGATAAATTAGCGGCATTAGGTGAGATGATCGCGGGTGTCGCCCATGAAATAAACAACCCTCTCACCACAATTATGGGGCAATCGGAATTACTCGGATTAAGCAAAGACCTCGTAAAATCCCAAAAGTCTTCTAAATTAATCCTTCACGAGGCACACCGGGCAGCGCGTATTGTTAAAAACCTGCTTATTTTCTCAAGGTCTCACCTCCCAGAAAAAGTCCCTGTGATCATCAATGAATTAATCGAACAGACTTTGGAGCTTTGGAATTACCAGATCAAGGTCAGTAATATTGAAATCGATAAATACTATAATGCTCAAATCCCGTCCATATTGGTTGATTATTATCAGATTCAACAAGTGATTTTTAACCTCATTCAGAATAGCCAACAAGCTATCGCCTCGGAAAACAAACCAGGCTCCATCCGTATCCATACCGACATCATTAATGATCGTTTTGTCCGGATTGTTTTTGAGGATAATGGCCCGGGGATTCCTGCTGAACATTTAAAAAAGATTTTTAATCCCTTCTTCACTACAAAAACGGTCGGCAAAGGAACAGGCCTCGGACTTTCCATCACTTACGGGATCATCACTGCCCATGGGGGAACGATTACTTGCCAAAGCGAAGCAAATAAAGGAACAATCTTTATTATTGATCTGCCCATTGATTCGGAGGGGACTCCCATGGTTATCGACACGGAGGAAACAGAGTTACCTTCACTACCTCCCCACAAAATAGTTGTTATCGATGATGAGACGGGGATTTTGAATTTTATCAAGGAAGCACTAGAGAATAAGGGCCATCAGGTCAGTATATTTGCTGATGGAGGGGAAGCCCTGCAATATATCAAGAATCATGACTTCGATGTGGTCTTCTGTGATATTAAAATGCCCTTACCCAGTGGCATGGACATATTCCATTCCCTTTCGGATGAAAACAAAAAGAAACTCATCTTTATCACGGGTGACTTGGTAAATCTGCAAACAAAACAATTTGTCGATAAATCTAACCGACCATGCGTGATGAAGCCTTTTACCTCGGTGAATCTTATTAAGGCACTATTGGAGCTTTCAGACCCCAAACATTTCAAGCCCTCGATTCAATAATTTCTTTAAGGACTGACTGCTGGGCGCTCTTCATCTAGCTCAATGTGCATCATGACACCATGTTCTTTATAAGTTTTCAGCCGGAAATGGGTGGATGTAGAAAGTACTCCCCCCAATGTCGAAAGCTTTTCAGAAACAAAAAGTGCGACTTGCTGTAATGAGCGTCCCTCCACAAAAACAAGCAGGTCATAACCACCACTGACCAGATAACAAGATGTCACTTCATCAAATTTACTAATCCTCTCCGCCAGATGGTTAAATCCCCCATCCCTTTCTGGAGTTAGTCTCACTTCGATAATCGCTTCGACTTTTTCATCTTTTTTAACGTCCTCACTCAGGATCGCCTTAAAGGCGAGTAGCTTCTTGTCTTTTTTGAGTTGTTGGAGTTGACGGTAAACCTCATCCGTTTTGATATTAAGAATCTTTGCAAGTGTATCGGGATGTACTAACGAATCTTTTTCGAGCAACTTCAATAAAGTATCCA
The sequence above is a segment of the Verrucomicrobiota bacterium genome. Coding sequences within it:
- a CDS encoding ATP-binding protein, encoding NKAFIDLIDVPREQLIGISLSDLLSITYEGNDSRIKRFEVNESTKTGNFVEFKDIKEDQTFVLNITPTINNGHFAWLFFLRNMTEQRAIEVQLIQSDKLAALGEMIAGVAHEINNPLTTIMGQSELLGLSKDLVKSQKSSKLILHEAHRAARIVKNLLIFSRSHLPEKVPVIINELIEQTLELWNYQIKVSNIEIDKYYNAQIPSILVDYYQIQQVIFNLIQNSQQAIASENKPGSIRIHTDIINDRFVRIVFEDNGPGIPAEHLKKIFNPFFTTKTVGKGTGLGLSITYGIITAHGGTITCQSEANKGTIFIIDLPIDSEGTPMVIDTEETELPSLPPHKIVVIDDETGILNFIKEALENKGHQVSIFADGGEALQYIKNHDFDVVFCDIKMPLPSGMDIFHSLSDENKKKLIFITGDLVNLQTKQFVDKSNRPCVMKPFTSVNLIKALLELSDPKHFKPSIQ
- a CDS encoding Lrp/AsnC family transcriptional regulator, encoding MDTLLKLLEKDSLVHPDTLAKILNIKTDEVYRQLQQLKKDKKLLAFKAILSEDVKKDEKVEAIIEVRLTPERDGGFNHLAERISKFDEVTSCYLVSGGYDLLVFVEGRSLQQVALFVSEKLSTLGGVLSTSTHFRLKTYKEHGVMMHIELDEERPAVSP